The Sylvia atricapilla isolate bSylAtr1 chromosome 3, bSylAtr1.pri, whole genome shotgun sequence genome has a window encoding:
- the KCNK12 gene encoding potassium channel subfamily K member 12 gives MMPPRGAVGSCRRRRLAPLNEDNGRFLLLAALIAAYLSAGATVFSALESPSEAAAQLRWNRTLHNFSRIFNISLPELRAFLRSYEAAMAAGIRVDALRPRWDFPGAFYFVGTVVSTIGFGMTTPATVAGKVFLIIYGLFGCAGTILFFNLFLERIISLLAFIMKACYERQLRRSGLLPPNFRRGSAVSGVGSLVGWKPSVYHVMLILGIFAIALSCCASAMYTAVEGWNYVDSLYYCFVTFSTIGFGDLVSNQKAAYQHQGLYRFGNFVFILMGVCCIYSLFNVISIVIKQILNWVLKKFECRCCPKCHKSSTRLSRRNAITPGARLRRHNVAMDADGQYDSDTEGRRLSGEMISMRELTASNKVSLAILQKQLSETANGYPRNVCINTRQNGFSAGVGALAIMNNRLAETSDSR, from the exons ATGATGCCCCCGCGGGGGGCGGTGGGCTCCTGCCGCCGGCGGCGCCTGGCGCCCCTCAACGAGGACAACGGGCggttcctgctgctggccgccCTCATCGCGGCGTACCTGAGCGCCGGCGCCACCGTCTTCTCGGCCCTCGAGAGCCCGTCGGAGGCGGCGGCGCAGCTCCGCTGGAACCGGACCCTCCACAACTTCAGCCGCATCTTCAACATCAGCCTGCCGGAGCTGCGCGCCTTCCTGCGGAGCTACGAGGCGGCCATGGCCGCGGGCATCCGCGTCGACGCCCTGCGGCCCCGCTGGGACTTCCCCGGCGCCTTCTACTTCGTGGGCACCGTCGTCTCCACCATAG GTTTTGGAATGACCACACCAGCAACCGTGGCTGGAAAAGTATTCCTCATCATTTATGGCCTTTTTGGGTGTGCCGGGACTATCCTCTTCTTCAACCTTTTCTTGGAGCGCATCATCTCCCTCCTGGCATTTATCATGAAGGCGTGCTACGAGAGACAGCTGCGAAGAAGCGGCCTCCTACCTCCCAACTTCCGAAGGGGGTCAGCTGTGTCCGGGGTGGGCAGCCTCGTGGGCTGGAAGCCGTCCGTTTACCACGTGATGCTGATCCTGGGAATTTTTGCTATAGCCCTTTCCTGCTGCGCCTCCGCCATGTACACGGCAGTGGAAGGGTGGAACTACGTTGACTCCTTGTATTATTGCTTTGTCACCTTCAGCACCATCGGCTTTGGAGATTTGGTAAGCAACCAAAAGGCTGCGTACCAACATCAGGGATTATACAGATTCGGGAACTTCGTATTTATATTAATGGGGGTATGTTGCATATACTCCCTTTTTAATGTCATCTCAATCGTAATCAAACAAATTTTGAACTGGGTGTTGAAAAAATTCGAATGCAGATGTTGCCCAAAGTGCCATAAATCCAGTACCCGCCTCAGCCGTCGCAACGCCATCACCCCAGGAGCCCGCCTGCGCCGCCACAATGTCGCCATGGACGCTGACGGCCAGTACGACAGTGACACCGAGGGCAGGAGGCTCTCTGGAGAGATGATCTCCATGAGAGAGCTCACAGCATCCAATAAAGTCTCCCTGGCCATTCTGCAGAAGCAGTTGTCCGAGACAGCCAACGGCTACCCGAGGAATGTCTGTATCAATACGAGACAGAACGGTTTCTCTGCGGGGGTGGGGGCTCTGGCCATCATGAACAACCGCTTGGCAGAAACAAGTGATTCTAGGTAG